A stretch of the Aegilops tauschii subsp. strangulata cultivar AL8/78 chromosome 4, Aet v6.0, whole genome shotgun sequence genome encodes the following:
- the LOC109771390 gene encoding peroxisomal nicotinamide adenine dinucleotide carrier isoform X2 codes for MSSAVVNGLAGAGGGIIAQIITYPLQTVNTRQQTERSAKKKKAGSGGSDASTLFQMLQLVQTEGWGGLYSGLKPSLIGTAASQGIYYYFYQLLKNKVEDVAAARGKKGLGDGTVGMFSWLVIAAVAGSINVLLTIPIWVLVTRMQTHTQAERKVIESKRELLLKEISRANPMDAHILKDRLAKLDSEKPRPYGTLQAVCNPSIQFMIYETLSKRLKSKRSGKRFPKKNITAMEVFLIGAMAKLGATLVTYPLLVVKSRLQAKQEIGRNAASRYTGTLDAILKMIRYEGLHGFYKGMGTKIVQSVLAASVLFMVKEELVKFVVLLVARSRTLLLTRSNK; via the exons ATGTCGAGCGCGGTGGTGAACGGGCtggccggcgccggcggcggtaTCATCGCCCAGATCATCACATACCCCCTCCAGACC GTGAACACCCGGCAGCAGACAGAGAGGtcagcgaagaagaagaaggccggTAGTGGTGGCTCCGACGCTTCCACCCTCTTCCAGATGCTCCAG CTGGTCCAAACGGAAGGCTGGGGTGGGTTGTACAGCGGCCTCAAACCCTCACTTATTGGCACCGCTGCCTCGCAG GGAATCTATTACTACTTCTACCAGCTTCTCAAGAACAAGGTGGAAGATGTGGCAGCTGCTCGTGGGAAAAAGGGCCTAGGGGATGGCACTGTTGGGATGTTTTCTTGGCTTGTTATTGCAGCtgttgctgg gtcaatCAATGTTCTTCTTACAATTCCAATATGGGTTCTTGTCACACGTATGCAG ACACATACACAGGCAGAAAGGAAGGTGATAGAGTCCAAGAGGGAGCTTTTGCTTAAGGAAATATCCAGGGCCAATCCAATGGATGCTCATATTCTTAAGGATAGATTAGCTAAGCTTGATTCTGAAAAACCTCGCCCATATGGCACACTTCAAGCG GTATGCAATCCATCAATTCAGTTTATGATATATGAAACACTGTCAAAGCGTCTCAAGTCAAAGCGGTCTGGAAAGCGATTCCCCAAGAAGAATATCACTGCTATGGAG GTATTCTTAATAGGTGCAATGGCAAAGCTGGGAGCTACTCTTGTGACCTACCCGTTGTTAGTGGTCAAG TCTAGGTTGCAGGCAAAACAAGAAATTGGCAGGAACGCGGCGTCCAGATATACAG GTACATTAGATGCAATATTGAAGATGATTCGCTACGAGGGATTGCATGGATTTTACAAAGGAATGGGTACAAAGATTGTACAGAGTGTTTTAGCCGCCTCGGTCCTTTTCATGGTGAAGGAGGAGCTGGTTAAGTTTGTAGTTCTTTTAGTTGccaggagtaggactctgctTCTTACGAGATCTAACAAATGA
- the LOC109771390 gene encoding peroxisomal nicotinamide adenine dinucleotide carrier isoform X1 codes for MSSAVVNGLAGAGGGIIAQIITYPLQTVNTRQQTERSAKKKKAGSGGSDASTLFQMLQLVQTEGWGGLYSGLKPSLIGTAASQGIYYYFYQLLKNKVEDVAAARGKKGLGDGTVGMFSWLVIAAVAGSINVLLTIPIWVLVTRMQTHTQAERKVIESKRELLLKEISRANPMDAHILKDRLAKLDSEKPRPYGTLQAIREVYRESGISGFWKGLIPTLIMVCNPSIQFMIYETLSKRLKSKRSGKRFPKKNITAMEVFLIGAMAKLGATLVTYPLLVVKSRLQAKQEIGRNAASRYTGTLDAILKMIRYEGLHGFYKGMGTKIVQSVLAASVLFMVKEELVKFVVLLVARSRTLLLTRSNK; via the exons ATGTCGAGCGCGGTGGTGAACGGGCtggccggcgccggcggcggtaTCATCGCCCAGATCATCACATACCCCCTCCAGACC GTGAACACCCGGCAGCAGACAGAGAGGtcagcgaagaagaagaaggccggTAGTGGTGGCTCCGACGCTTCCACCCTCTTCCAGATGCTCCAG CTGGTCCAAACGGAAGGCTGGGGTGGGTTGTACAGCGGCCTCAAACCCTCACTTATTGGCACCGCTGCCTCGCAG GGAATCTATTACTACTTCTACCAGCTTCTCAAGAACAAGGTGGAAGATGTGGCAGCTGCTCGTGGGAAAAAGGGCCTAGGGGATGGCACTGTTGGGATGTTTTCTTGGCTTGTTATTGCAGCtgttgctgg gtcaatCAATGTTCTTCTTACAATTCCAATATGGGTTCTTGTCACACGTATGCAG ACACATACACAGGCAGAAAGGAAGGTGATAGAGTCCAAGAGGGAGCTTTTGCTTAAGGAAATATCCAGGGCCAATCCAATGGATGCTCATATTCTTAAGGATAGATTAGCTAAGCTTGATTCTGAAAAACCTCGCCCATATGGCACACTTCAAGCG ATCCGGGAGGTCTATCGTGAATCAGGCATAAGTGGATTCTGGAAAGGACTTATTCCGACACTAATTATG GTATGCAATCCATCAATTCAGTTTATGATATATGAAACACTGTCAAAGCGTCTCAAGTCAAAGCGGTCTGGAAAGCGATTCCCCAAGAAGAATATCACTGCTATGGAG GTATTCTTAATAGGTGCAATGGCAAAGCTGGGAGCTACTCTTGTGACCTACCCGTTGTTAGTGGTCAAG TCTAGGTTGCAGGCAAAACAAGAAATTGGCAGGAACGCGGCGTCCAGATATACAG GTACATTAGATGCAATATTGAAGATGATTCGCTACGAGGGATTGCATGGATTTTACAAAGGAATGGGTACAAAGATTGTACAGAGTGTTTTAGCCGCCTCGGTCCTTTTCATGGTGAAGGAGGAGCTGGTTAAGTTTGTAGTTCTTTTAGTTGccaggagtaggactctgctTCTTACGAGATCTAACAAATGA